The Pochonia chlamydosporia 170 chromosome 3, whole genome shotgun sequence genome contains the following window.
ATCCAACCGTTCAGAGATGAGATCAATCGAGTTATTGCTACTTACATCATGGACGGCGCTCCTCGACAGCTCAACCTAGCCTCATGGGAACAAAAAGCTGCTGTTCAAGCACTGTCACACACGACTCACCCTACTGCGCTTCGCGGCCTCTTCAAGACAGTAGATTCTGCTTTGCGCCGACAGGCTCACCCCAACTTTGTCCGTTGGTCTATTTGCAACGGCAACCCCGCTCGTGTCTTCTTTGCTCGTTTCCTTGGAGTGTTTCTCATTGTTGCCGGGTTTGCCGTTGCCATCCCTATTACGCTGAGCAACCTTGGCCGTGGTTATCGTGCTCTTGCTGCCATCGCGTGGGTTTTGGGCATCAGCACTCTAGTCGCTGCCTACAAGGGAATGTGCGTGGTGTTGCATGGCATGCACCACCGCCACGTGAGACCGTGGGAGCTCTTCGTGCAggaagacggcgaggacCTGGGCAAGCGTAGCTTTGATTCGTTTGGGAGTCAGAACAGCTATGAAGATGAGCCGTGGATTGTCAAGTATGAGAAGCGAAATGTTGTGAGGAAAGTCTTTGATCGTGAGGTCTGGATTCAGGAGCCTGCACTTAGACAGATCCAGGATACCATTTTTGTTCAAGCTCTGCTCGCATCATTGCTTCTTGGAGGTGCTCTCACGGCCATCTTTGTTGCCATTCCTGGGGGACACTTTTTCTAATAGTTGGCAGTCGGATGTAGGAATTGTATATGTATTGAGAGGGTGTTGCTTCGTGTGCTTAATTCTTaccatgtctggctgggcAAATGGTTTGGGATAGCCCGGGCGGCAAATATCCCAACGTCCAATGTAGAAGTACAGTATATCACAATTCGATTCGATCAAGTTCACTGCTGTTGGCTTCTGCGTAATCATCATGGGAAAATTGGTGGTCTGTGCCTGATGATGAGGCTTTGCATATGTTTCTAAAACTGGTACCAACGACTCTGCGCGACTTACAAATTATTAGTAACAGCCAACTGATGAAGCTGATTCAGCGCCACGACATGCATCATGTCACTTGATAAATGAATGCCTGTACTTGGTAAGATTAGTTCACTTGGTGAAGCCCCTTGGCCTACCGCTTTCGTCCAACCTTTCTCCAATGACAGCCTGGAGGCTTATTATTGCGGTAGGGTACGGAGTGATATATGCACAAGTCATGTAATCAATCGGAGGACATGGAAAAGGTTGATCTGGGGAATGGGAAATGGGGAAGTGGAATACCGACGACCCGTAGCCGTAGACCTCGGTCAAACGGGTCGATTTGGCTTATCGATAAGAGATTCAACCAAAAAAGTCGCAGAGATTCACTCATCCCAGTTCCCACTTCCCCTCCACATCTTATCAGCATTCGGggtcaggactcaggacTCAGGAGTTCCGCTGCCCCTCTACACCTCTACACAATTTACACACCACGAGCTCTCTCCCAGCATTTCGCATGTCGAATGTGAGCATGAACGCGCCTCGCTGAATTCAACTAGCCTTGTGCCATCCATACAGACACCACTCAGCGACGCGGATTCTGCAAAGGCTTTGCGCACTCCAAGCGCCTCGCATCCATATGACGTCTGTCGTTGACCGAGACCAGGCCGTTGCCGGTGCTGACCGAGCAAGGGCACAGTCTATGGCCGAGGCAGAAGCGTCCATGACGGCGACCTCGACTGAAGAGATTAACAATACCATCTTCAGGCCGGGTAGTGTCAAGATCAATGTCAAAGGCGCCTTTATCGTCGACCCTGATACCTCTACACCGGCACCTGGTAGCACGAACAACTCGCAGGGCAATGGGCGCGGCAGTCCTACACATCACGAGACTAGCGATATCCGATTACCAAACCACACCGCAGTAGTCAGCCACATTGCAGTTGATGTACGTACTTTGCGCTTATCCGTTATTGTACGGCGGTTGGACGTTTTTATATTCCAAAGAAATTGCGCTAACGTGAAACCCGCATTTTCCCCCCTTCTAGATTGGCGGATCGCTCATCAAGCTGGTGTACTTCTCCCGTGAGGTGCATTCTACCGACTCCGGTGGCCGACTCAACTTTCAAATATTCGAGACGGACCGAATCGATGATTGCGTAGAGTTTATGAAACATCTGCGCGACAAGCAATTGGCGCTCAATGGCTCCAAGCCAGGTGAGCTCTGCGTGATGGCCACGGGTGGCGGCGCATACAAATTTTATGACGAGATTCGAGATGCGCTTGGCGTTGATGTGCTCAGAGAAGACGAAATGGAATGTCTGATTATTGGTATGAAATTCATGAGCTCCatttttggctttgctgcgACAGGTCTGACATGAGATTGCGTTTCGGTAATAGGTCTCGACTTTTTCATTACCGAGATCCCGCGCGAGGTTTTTACATACTCTGAGACTGATCCTATGCACTTTGTGAGCCCGAGAGAAAACATCTACCCGTATCTTTTGGTGAATATTGGTTCTGGCGTCTCCATCCTCAAGGTTGATGGACCTCGGTCTTACCAACGTGTTGGCGGCACATCACTTGGAGGCGGTACCTTGTGGGGGTTGCTGTCTTTGTTGACCGGCGCATCCAACTTTGACGAAATGTTGGAGCAGGCGGGCCACGGGGACAACGCCAACGTAGACATGCTTGTTGGGGACATCTACGGCACGGACTATGGCAAAATCGGTCTCAAGAGCACCACGATTGCCTCGTCCTTTGGCAAAGTATTCCGCAAGAAGAGTCTAGCtgaagcagcggcagcagcgcaAAAAGACCAACCGAACCACGAGGCCGGCCCTCTTCAGTTGGGATTTACGGAGAGCGACATTTCGAGATCGCTATTGTAcgccgtctccaacaacatTGGACAGATTGCGTACCTGCAATCGCAAATACACAACGTATCCGACATTTATTTTGGCGGCTCATTCATCCGCGGCCACCGACAAACAATGAACACTCTGAGCTATGGTCTGAAGTTTTGGAGCAAGGGCGAGAAGCAGGCGTATTTCTTGCGGCACGAGGGCTATCTCGGCGCCGTTGGGGCATTTTTGAAACGACAGCCCAAGAACTGGGGTCGTCGGAACAGTCTCGAGGGTATGGAGGAGATGCTCGAGCTcaggaggagcagcaagGCGAAGGAGAGCTTGGCATCGTGAAGGACCATTGTTCTATCATTTATCACTTTGTATGGCAATCCATGGGTGCTACGGGGTCTTGGCGAGGAAACATTGATGGGGGAAGGCTCACTATTTGCATTATCCTCTTTTCTAATGGCAAAACTACCGAAGCGAAAGCGAGCATTACATCGCGTTGGGGGGAACTACTGATTCACGGCTTCACTTGCCGACATGTACATAGGCAAATTCTTGGATCTGATTCTGGTTCAGAAGCACTTGGCAAAGATTCTGCGGATATTCATAGAAGGTACAAACCATAATTGGAAATAAAAAGCATATATTATTCTTACTGTCCTGCATTACACTGTTGAATGGGAACCCTCATCCAAGACATTTCTTCCTCCAGCACTGGAGATTAAGATTCCGCCCCAACCTTCCGAGACACATCATTGGGGACGCGGGAGCTTTGTCAGGCCTAGCAACCAATTACGTCTGTGTTTGACATTTTTCAAATTCCAGTTCGTTGAGCATGCTATCACCCTTACGTATATATCTGTTGCGTGTCCATGAATAAATGACTGGCATGTTTCCGTGACCGCGATGATACTCCCTCTTCATCTAGCAACACTATTCAGCAAACATGAGACTCGCAAGTCTACTTACCTTGGCGTGGGTGGTTATCGCCCACGAATGCGGTCCAGGTACGTTCCCTTCTGGCTTTACAAACTCGGAGCTAACTTTTCAGGAAATCAATGCGGCTCCGGGGAATGCTGTGTCGATACAGACGGCGTTAGAAGTTGTGAACCGTTGGCGCAGCTGGGCGATCGGTGCTGTGAGTGCATTGCATATCATGGTGTTGCGTGTACTGATTCCTTGTAGCTACTGGTCCTGTAATGGGCGTGTACGAGGATCTGTGTCCTTGCGACGGGGGGATAGACTGCCAGTCTAATATCTGCGTGACGGTATAGCGGGATATTCAACCCATATCAATACAATTAATATACATAAAGTACAAGATTCATGTGTAAACCATCTCTACTTCTTCTCACTTTCATCCGGCTTCTCATCCGTCCTCATCCCCAACTTATCCAATATCGAgcccatcatcttctccatctccttctcatcctcgtccGAGAAATTGCCCGGCCTCCTCAGCGCAGCTTGCGTCCTGGCCCTCAACTCCCCCAGATTACACAGATCAAATGAATACGACAGCCCGCCTGTCAAAAGGATCCCGAAACTCATGACATTCAGCGTCGCTAGGCCCAGCGCCTGGACTGCCATGAGGGACCGCTCCCCGGAGTCGATGTGGATGCTGGCACGGTTGGATGAGTAGAAGCGCGGGAAGCTTTCGACCTGGCGGCGGATGACGGCGCGGCGGGTCACGGCTACAGAGGCGGCCATGAAGCCTGCGCCGGCGAAGAGGAGGGTGAGTTGTTTGAGTTTGCGTTGGGATGGGGAGAGGGTTGGTGTGGTTTGCGGGGAGGAGGAAGGGCCCGGGATTGGGGACATGGCTGGGGCGTAGGCCATGAGGTTTGGATGGGGTGTGAGGGCGgtcgttggtgttgcgaTGGTTGGTGAGGTGCTTGAGGGCGATTTCTGCGCGGCTGTTGcgatggttgtggtggtggtttggttgtgATGtgaggtgagtgagtgagtgagatgggatgaaaagatgaggttgaggtggTGGGAGCTGATTGGTGCCCTGGTgccttggtggtggatggaggGGCGGCATGTACCTAGGAACAGGGCGTGCGTGAGTGTCTGGTAGAAACACAGTAATGCGATGGATGGAATTGAGATGTACTATCTCTGAGATAATTTCGTATATTCTGGTATTTCATTTGATTTGAGAATAGGAACAGATTTTAAAGTTGTGCATAAATTATGGTGACTACATTTGGCACACTGCACTGGATGTGGTATGTGCAGAATAGCTGAATATTCAACGTATCCAACTGCACAGCTTCACTACTAATAATACATACGCCTGATAGAGCTTGCTCTGGGTCACTCAAAATTGTCTTATATGTTGCTCTATCAGTAAATTGCACACTATTATAAATCTGACTTGAATTGCTCACTGCGAAGCATCCATGAGCACGTGCTCATTTGCAAATCTCAAACCACATACATCGTCTAGCGTGCAATCATTTGAGTTTGACAACATGATATGATTTGCTTAATAAATGATACGGGTCAAGTAATAATTGAACAATTTTTATATGCTTCGCTACGTACTTACATAGTTTATATCATGACGAAGACGATCAGCTTCCACCAACTGCCGCATGCCCCGCCTACACCccaccattgtcaacgacATCCCAATGTTCAGATGTTCTCAAGCTGCGTCACATCATCATACCAAACTCACTCATCACAGCATCTTATCCGGCCAAACTGGAAAGACCAGCGCCAGCATATAGCTCGCAGCAGCAACTACTTGGATACGCTCATTCAGTCGACACCTGACCATTCTACCCGGCATTCAACCCCACACAGGTCACAAAGTTTGAGCTTCCAAGAATctcaccctcatcatcaactgaTCCCAGAAGACAACTCACAATGCCCAAACCAAAGGCGTCGAAACCCTCAAAAGCGCCCCCAACAGCACCGCCGCCGACTAAAGTCGCACCTCCAGATTGGCCCCAATTCAAGCCGTCACTACCCGTCGTCGACCTGACACCAGAGCTTCACCCTGCAACGTCAAAGATCGCAACAATAGCATCATTCTTTCCTAAATCACTGTGCAGGGACTACGTGACGTTCCTCAAAACTCTGCCCCTACAGACGACGCCTGGAAAGCCAAAGCGCGGGGAGGCCGTTCGCGTGAATGATCGTTTTCAAATCGATGATGCAGTCTTTGCGAGGAGACTTTGGGAATCTACGGGGTTGAAGGAGGCGTTGACTGAAAATGAAGACCTCAGGCATTTATGGTGAGTACGGGATGAAACTGACGGGTTCCAGACTCAGTAGGTTAATACAGACTAACATCACCAGGGGCGGTGAGCCAGTAGGCTTGAATCCAAATATACGAGTATATCGATATTCAAAGGGTCAATATTTCGACTGCCATTGTATGTTGTTTCTGTGATATCCCAGCCAGCCTACCTTTGTTGCTCACAATGGCAGATGACGATTCCAACAATTTGACGTTACCGACGGAGCCGCCCAAGGCTGTACGTACGACATGGACCCTACTCTTGTACCTCACATCTTCTTCTGAGGGCTGTGTTGGTGGAGAAACCGTCTTTTATCCTAATGATCAGAAATTGCCGTCAGAAGAAATAGCTGTATCACTGGAAACAGGCACTCTGCTTCTGCATAAACATGGCGAAGACTGCCTATTGGTAGGTTTAGATGCACCGAGGTCGGTAATTGGGATAAAGAACTTGGACTAACAGCCATTGAATAGCATGAAGGACGCGAAGTGAAGGCGGGCGAGAAATGGGTTCTCCGCACTGACTTGTGCATTGAAAGATGATGCAACCTCCCTTTGCTACAGGCTGCACCTCACAGAggtgcaccaccaaataaTATTATAGAGGTCTTTCggaaagactaaagcaattaaagattaaatactatttaatctaggcaattggAAGAATTCTAACTATTTGgactaaagggaagtaacAATCTAGAGTAAATTGCTAACaagctgcgtgtaagtgcCGTATTACGCGGGCCACTCTGAGCTCTTGggtgtgttcgttttgggccaacaaaatagctctcttaaaggtagaggttaactaactttaagcagctaatatactactaagtaaGTAGCATAAAGCTAAAAAAAATATATTTATAATAAAGTAGTAGTATAATTATTACTAAgagataagctctttaggattagaataatatagaagacTAAATATAATAAGAAGATCATaaaactagaggttataagccttagaataagataaagggatagtaatatagtattatgtgggcggaattgctcacacctAGTAGCTTAATAAGagataggaaaaagggacttagtgtttttatttaatcttatagctacTATACAaataaaagggaggttttACCCCCTTTAGCTAGAaataattaattaatagacttaaccgcgattttcttaattagagctatttacttaatgCATTTAAtacttatttactaaatctcttattaactaagagcaCCTTCCTTTATTATAGGTTATACCTTATAGAGgcatactactaaataatattgctaaggtCTtttagaaagactaaagtaattaaagattaaatactatttaatctaagtAAAGGAAGACTTTTAACCACTTAGCCTAAAAGCGCCTCTCTTTACTACATACTATACCTTATAAAgatatactactaaataatattaggaaagtcttctagaaagactaaagcaattaagaattaaatactatttaatctaagtAAAGGGAGACTTTTAACCACCTAGCCTAAAAGTGCCTCCCTTTACTATATATTATACCTCATAAAGgcatactactaaataatattaggaaagTCTTCtaggaagactaaagcaattaagaattaaatactatttaatctaggcaattagaaggattctaactacttaaactaaagagaagtaataatctagactaaattgctaataagttacgtgtaagtgcggtattttgcagggcgctctaagctcttaggtgtgtttattttaggctaataaagtatatatagtaagacTAGTTATAATATATAAACTTATTAGAATAATttagaaatatctaataaagagaataataataagaattaattaatttcttataTTAGTTATTATTTTATAATATAATTTAATTTAGTTATAATGTCTTAGTAGTACATCTAATATGCTAGTGCATCTAATATGCACTTACGTTATAGTAATAATAGTTCTCCTTAATATAGCTTTATAAATGGGTGACTTAGACAAAGTAAATTAACTATTTGTAACTAGGGCATTCTAGTAGCAAAGGCGGATATTTGTGGGTGGGATGTCCTATTTGCGAATAGGGCAGGATATTTGCGAATCCGATTTACTTGTGGGTGGTGCGGAACATCGGCTTAACCCAGTTTCTTCCAGGGTTGGATTAATTGGATTATTTCACCTGGCGGCTCCTGTTATATTGCCCTGGTCAAATTCACTGTATCACATACCAATTAGCCTAAATGCCTTGTCATTCGAGACGTGCATCGCCACACTTAAAGGGGTGACACCGCAAACCTTTTTAAAATGGAGTGTTTTGGGCCAACGCGCGGCTTCTGATGACACAATGTAAGACTTCTTAAATGTTGGATTATCGTGGCACGCAAGCAAAAATGCGGCTCAACTTGCCGAATCTTCCACCAAGGATGCTAAGGTTAATGTTTGCATTTCTGGCGAGTCTAGTTATGGTAATCACAACAGCTAGTCTTTTCAGTAAGTGGCATAGTACGGTACTCGATAACTCTATGTCGAACAATCAGTCAAATTCCCGCTTAGAACAACCATTTAAGGCATGGTGGACGACGGAACAGCTTAAACCAAAATTCGCGTACGCGCAGTATGCTACGAACCTCAACTACCTCTGCAATACGGTTAGCGCCCATTCAGCTGCATTTAGTACAGATTTAACTGATTTAGCCTAGCATAGGTTATTAACTTTGTCCAACTTAAAAGATTTGGTGCAAAGCACAATTTCGTCCTAATTTATCCTAAAAATTGGTCTCAAGGGACATCAAGGGAGGCGAAAGCTATTGCTAAATTGCGCAAAAAGATGCCTGAGCTTATTCTCCGCCCCTTTGAAGTTATCTCTACAAGAAAAGGCGACTCAACTTGGCGTGAAAGTCTTACAAAGTTCCATTCCTTTGCGTTAACAGAGTGGACTCAAGTGCTCGCCTTTGACTCTGACTCTCTTATACTCAACAGCATGGATCATTATTTTCTCAGCCCATTGGTGCCAATTGCAGTCCCTCGTGCTTATTGGCTAAGTGAAAAAGATACAGACATAGCAAAGCAGGTACTCGGGTCTCATGTTATGCTTCTCGAGCCAAATACGGTCCGGTATCGCAAGATCATGGATGAAGCGCTTCGATCCGGTGACTTTGACATGGAGGTCATCAATAGCATGTTTAAAGATTTAGCTATGATCCTGCCCTATCGGAGGCTGGCTCTCTTGACTGGCGAGTTTCGCAACAAGGATCACTCGAAGTACCTCGCTCCTAATCAGGAGGAACAGTGGAATGCGATGGGTGAGGTGTCTCGCGCCGTGCTTGTGCATTTTAGTGACTGGCCATTGCCTAAGCCATGGAAAACACAGACAAAGGAGGATTGGGACAAAGCCATGCCTAAGTGTTTAGCTGACGATACGGAGACAGACGATAAACCAGCGTGTGCAGACCAAGTGATGTGGACTGGGTTTTACACGGACTATGATCTCGATAAGGAGGCTCAGTGCTTAGTTTTATACAAATAAGGTGAATTCTCAACTATAACTAAAGAACGGATCAACTACAGGCGCGGTTTTTGCGTGGGCTCTCTCCAAATCATTCGGTGTAGCATACGCTAGGTGAAGCTGCTCAACGCAAGACCAACATATAGGGCAATACGTGATAGTCTCCTACTTAGTGTAGTAGACTGTAGAATTAAGAAACAAAACATTCTTAAAGGTGAGCTGGCGCCATGGTCAGAAGCCGGAGACCGTAACTCTGTGAATGGTTCTTCCAGGAGCTTTAGTATCGAATATTAGAGTATTCTTGTCGCTAGACCGTGGAGACAGACAGTTACATCTTGTGCTGGTGTCCGACGGAGTTTATGCGAGGCATCCTTCATACATCGTCACATGTACAACCAACGCAACGGGAGACACTGACTTTAACAGCTGTTCGAAGGCCATGCCCGGATCCCCTTTATACTCTTAAAGATGAGATAATCTTAAAACTGAGGGTTCTTGTAATCCGAGTTAAGTCGTTCGGCGGCGCTGATTTGGAAGTATTGTTGAGGGTGATTTGAATGCGCGTTTGACAAGAACAGTCGTGGATTCTCGAGGAGCTAGTGTTTCTTCCCAGAATCGGAGCAATGTTGGAGGAAGCGCTGCACAATAAGACTTTCCCGTACAAGCCTTCTTGATCGACCTTAACCTTGCTATATGGGAGCACCGAAACATGGGCTTgggggggaaggggggggCGCAATGGGAAAGACCAGTACTGGGTGTCGCACCGACGTGGTAAAAATTGGATAAGAAACCGTTGCATTCTCGATTGAAGTTTGCGGCTAGGGTAATTTTGCACTGGTTCAAAGCATCCACTCATCTTATTTAAACCCAATTTCTCTCGACTTTACGGCCTGAGTGTCCCCACGTCAGAGTTAAATATGCGTGAACTCAAAGATATGGCCGCATGTGAGGTGGCCGACTGTGTTTAAGCTGAGCAAAGTGATTTGGCCTACTAATCTCAGCCAATAAGGCAAAAGTTTATTTATAGGTGCTAAAACTTAATAAACCCTAGCAAACTCTACCTAGAGATCACCTATAATACTTTAACCTTATACAGTAATAAACCTAAAGAGCCTCTTTTAAACGCTATATAAATCTGCTGCTAAACTGTGCATGAATATCTGCCTATAAAAGTTTAAGTTCTTCTTTTAATTCAATAAGAAGGCAGTCCTTCTCATGTGCAAACCTTACTCTCGCGCTGTGTCCTAGCCCCTAACCTCTCTTTAACCTAAGGTGCACTATATAGCTGTATTTTATGCATAAATCCTAGCGATGATTTGGAGCTGTCTTTTGACGTGAAAAAGATAGAAAGATGGAAGGAGTCCACTCGAGGATAGAAGCTGTTGCGACATTGGTTTT
Protein-coding sequences here:
- a CDS encoding pantothenate kinase (similar to Neosartorya fischeri NRRL 181 XP_001263732.1) yields the protein MTSVVDRDQAVAGADRARAQSMAEAEASMTATSTEEINNTIFRPGSVKINVKGAFIVDPDTSTPAPGSTNNSQGNGRGSPTHHETSDIRLPNHTAVVSHIAVDIGGSLIKLVYFSREVHSTDSGGRLNFQIFETDRIDDCVEFMKHLRDKQLALNGSKPGELCVMATGGGAYKFYDEIRDALGVDVLREDEMECLIIGLDFFITEIPREVFTYSETDPMHFVSPRENIYPYLLVNIGSGVSILKVDGPRSYQRVGGTSLGGGTLWGLLSLLTGASNFDEMLEQAGHGDNANVDMLVGDIYGTDYGKIGLKSTTIASSFGKVFRKKSLAEAAAAAQKDQPNHEAGPLQLGFTESDISRSLLYAVSNNIGQIAYLQSQIHNVSDIYFGGSFIRGHRQTMNTLSYGLKFWSKGEKQAYFLRHEGYLGAVGAFLKRQPKNWGRRNSLEGMEEMLELRRSSKAKESLAS
- a CDS encoding glucose n-acetyltransferase (similar to Colletotrichum gloeosporioides Nara gc5 XP_007279004.1), giving the protein MPELILRPFEVISTRKGDSTWRESLTKFHSFALTEWTQVLAFDSDSLILNSMDHYFLSPLVPIAVPRAYWLSEKDTDIAKQVLGSHVMLLEPNTVRYRKIMDEALRSGDFDMEVINSMFKDLAMILPYRRLALLTGEFRNKDHSKYLAPNQEEQWNAMGEVSRAVLVHFSDWPLPKPWKTQTKEDWDKAMPKCLADDTETDDKPACADQVMWTGFYTDYDLDKEAQCLVLYK
- a CDS encoding prolyl 4-hydroxylase, alpha subunit (similar to Metarhizium robertsii ARSEF 23 XP_007820052.2), with the translated sequence MPKPKASKPSKAPPTAPPPTKVAPPDWPQFKPSLPVVDLTPELHPATSKIATIASFFPKSLCRDYVTFLKTLPLQTTPGKPKRGEAVRVNDRFQIDDAVFARRLWESTGLKEALTENEDLRHLWGGEPVGLNPNIRVYRYSKGQYFDCHYDDSNNLTLPTEPPKAVRTTWTLLLYLTSSSEGCVGGETVFYPNDQKLPSEEIAVSLETGTLLLHKHGEDCLLHEGREVKAGEKWVLRTDLCIER